CGCGCTCACCATTCCCCATCCGCGGACGCGTCCCACGAGCTCTGCTccctcctgagcagcagctgagccgGCCGAGCTGAAGGACCTGGGGGAGCTCAACCCGCCCGGCGGGGCTCCCCGgcactgaaagcagaagctCTTTCCTAACGTTGGGCTGCCGAGGAGCTGCGCGCAACGCCAGGAAGCGGCTGCGGACTGACGGCACGgagagtgggggggggggatggagctGCCGATGGCCCGTCCAGAGACGGACGTGGGTTTGGGGAGACCCCGGGCCGCAGCATCGGCACAGAACGGCTCGGGGCAGACCGGGCTGAGCAGAGCCCCCCATCCGTGACCGTGGGGGGGGATCagagggggctgcagggccgCGTTTGGGGCACAGGGCGGGCGAAGAGCTGAGTTTGGGCACGGAGTGGAAGAGGAGCCGCGCGTGGGGACACCGCTGGGGGCCGGATGTGGGCGCCGGGTGGACGGACGGGCAGTTCGGGGGCGCCGGGCGGACGgagcggcgggaggcggcgggtCCCGCTGGGGGCGCTCGGGACGCTCCGCTCGGCTCCGCGGCGCAGCGCCCCCCAGCGGACAACGGAGCTCGGCGGGCGCTCCGCCCTGCGGCGCGGCACTCACTGCGCACGCGCGGCGCGggatggcggcggcggggccggaggcggcggcggaagatgcgggcggagcggggccgggagcggcTCGTGGTGCCCGGCTGCCGCTGTCCCGAGTGAAGGCGCTGGTGAAGGCCGACCCGGACGTCAGCCTGGCCAGCCAGGAGGCCGTGTTCGTGCTGGCGCGGGCCGCGGTGAGCAGCGGGCACGGGCGGGGCAACGCGCTCCGATCCGTTCCGTGCCGTTCTGTGCCGTTCCGTTCTGTTCCGTGCCGTTCTGTTCCGTTCCGACACCGCCCGTTTCCGCCCCGCAGGAGCTGTTCGTGGAGAGCATCGCTAAGGACGCCTTTGTGTTCGCCCAGCAGGGGAAGAGGAAAACCCTGCAGAGGAAGGATCTGGGTACGGAGCGGCGCggggggttgggttgggttgggttgggttgggggggttgggttgggttgggttgggggcGTTGGGTCCGAAATGTCCCCAATCGCCGCGGCTGGTTCTCATCCGTTATTAGCGCTGAGCTCCCAGTCCGGCCCGGCAGCGAACGGCCGCTGATCGGCGctgcctccttccccccccGCAGCCGTTTGTCGGCGCTGAGCCCTTTCCCTTTGCAGATAACGCCATCGAAGCTGTTGATGAATTCGCCTTTCTGGAGGGTGAGTTCCGGTTTCCCCCATTAGTCCATAATCCCTCTcaaagggagcagcagccccGTGTCCTCCTATATCCCTCCTGGGTCTGTATCTGGGCCTTCCAGCCCCACACCCCACTTGTAGCCCCCCCCTATAAACCTACAGCCTCCTATAGCCCCCTCCCCACTGCTCCCTGTGGCCACATATTCCTCTATATCCCTGGTAcagccccccatagccccctattTCCCCCCCATACTCCCTTTATCTGGGCCTTTTAGCCCCACATCCCCATATAGtcccccccatagacccacaGCTCCCTCTAAACCCGAGTTGCAGTTTCCCTTCTGGTCCCTGAGGCTGCTTtgcttcatctttgtttttgtttccaggTACTTTGGACTGAGCTGCTCAGGAATGGGGTTCTGTGCAGAAGGGGACGGTCGGCACCGGCTGCACTTCCCGGCAGTGGGACACCAACGTGGGCAGCCGCAGTGCTCTGTGTCACCTCTGAGTCTCTGTAAAATCTCTGTTGAAAGCTTTGGTGTAAGTATTTTGTAGGACTCTGCGCTccatgttctgctgctgctccccagccctgcccccCCCGGGCACCGTGGAGCAGAGAGCTCAGCTCCCGAGGCAGATCCCTGTTGGTTTATCCCAATGCTGCTTTGTAGATACATTAtggaaatggatattttggtCTCTGTGTGTTTTGGTGGGTTTCTTTTTGGCCAATGCAGCTGAAGGCGGAGCTGTTTTGAGTGGCTGCCCTGAGTGATCccgtgctgctctgctgttcccGTGGCACCGATGTGGTTTGGAAGGGATGCTCTTCTCCAGGCACACAACTGAGCTCCAGAGAGGCTCGTGTTGCTGTTAGGGCCACACAGCTCCATGAAGTTCTGCGATGGTCACAGCTGGACAGCAATAAATCCCTGCTTTGAAGGCGCTGCCTGCCGTGTCTCactgctcttctcctttgctctcACTGCTGAACCTGGCCGAGCCCTTTCCCTGGGTGTGgatctgctgtgctgcactgcagccctccTTGCCCTTCCCAAAGCACAGTGTGCGGCCCCGTGAGCTGTGGTGgtttgtgcagagctgcacgGTGCCTTCTTTGCCAGCAGGTTCCTTTTGCTGCCCTCGGGGCTGATTCAGGCCCATTGAGCAGAGGTTTGCCTTTGGGCTGAGCCCACGAGCTGCCTCGTGGCAGAGGCTCAGGGATGCTGTGGAGTGTCCTGACAGGACACAATGGATCCCTTTGTTCACCGAGGGTCCGTGGCCTTCGGGAGCAGTTCTGGTTTCAGCTCCACGTGCAGCTGTAAAGTGTTGGCCACTAAAGTGGTGCCAGAGTCACTTAGAGATGAGAACTGCAGACCCAGTTGTCCCAAACAGCAAAACCTGCTGGGGTGAAGCAGAGCGGGGCCCTTTGGTGCTGCACTGTGAGTCAGAGGGAATGGAATGGTTGGTAGCATCCGTCCGATGGGGGTCTGCAGGGACACACAAGCAGCATGAAGTGCTCATTTCCAGGGCTGGGAGAATCCGAGCACCCCACAGGTGTGACAGGAAGGTGCAGTTGTCCCCAGGGTGGCTGATGGTGCCTCATTGGGTGATAACGGCCCAGCTGGGAAATGCCGactgacccccccccccttcagcTGTGTTTCCCACTGCCCCGGGGCcactttccttctgcatttctgctgtccAAGCTGAAGGTTTGCTGCTAGCACCGGAGGAGGGGGGCTCAGAGAGGTTGTTGCTATTCTGTGCCTGCACATTGCTTGGATGGTCAACACCTACATGGTCACAGCATGGAGAGCTGTGGGATGAAGGAGCAACACCTGCCACAGCAGCTCGGAATGTGCTGCTCTTGGGGGGGTCCACCCTTTATTGCCCCTCAGCCATGAGGTGTCGTGGTAAAAACATCCCCCATTCCAGCAGTCTGGGGCTCTCATAAGGAGTTACTGGGGATGGGGGCTCCTTTCCAAAGCCAAGTGAGGGAGCTGAGAGGGATTGATTTGGGAGGCAGTTTGGTGGTTGGATGCCGCGTCCCCAGAACCTCCCTGTGGCTCTGCCTCCCCCGGGCTGTGGATTGGGGCCGCCCCCTGGGGTGTCCCCATCGAGGTGCTGAGGGGGATCTTCGCGCCTTTGTGTTGCAAATCTGTGCAGGAAATTGAGGTGGGAAGGAGTTGGGGCCGCTGCTCCTCGGGGGATCCCCGCCTGCTTAGGTAAGCACAGCTGCCAGCTGCCCCGGCCCACCACCCCGCCGTGatgccctgcagctcctgggctgATTTGGGGATAACAGCTGAGCGGATTCAGGGCAGCACCCTCTGCTTTGCCTGCATCCATCCGTGcagtgctgtgggctgcagaATAACCCGATGGCGACGGCGGTGCCCCACGGCAGCAGATGCAGATGGGGGGAGCTGCCGGTGGCATCCCCTGACCGCAGTGCCATCGGAGCTGCTCTGATGCCcgtggggtgggatggggacgGGAGAGGGATGTTCTGCTGGTTGGTTCCGGCCGGGAGGGGCAGATCAACCCCCAAGGGCAGAAATCCCAGCTCTGTGTGGGCGCTTTGAGCTCCACTGGGAGGAAGGGACAGACGGCCCTTGGgtgaggaaggcagagctggggcacaGGGGGTGGGGGGCGTCCAGCCCTGTTCAGAAGTGGGCAGGGGTGGCCGTCCAGCAGTGCAGGGGTGGGGGGTCATCAGGTGGGGCCACTGTGAGACCCCTGCCAGACTGTCTGTGCTGTATGTAAATGGCAGAAGGTGGCTTGTAGCAATGAGAGCCGCTGGTTTCAATGAGAGCAGCACTCGTTGGAAATGAACCCTCTG
The genomic region above belongs to Excalfactoria chinensis isolate bCotChi1 chromosome 26, bCotChi1.hap2, whole genome shotgun sequence and contains:
- the POLE4 gene encoding DNA polymerase epsilon subunit 4, which encodes MAAAGPEAAAEDAGGAGPGAARGARLPLSRVKALVKADPDVSLASQEAVFVLARAAELFVESIAKDAFVFAQQGKRKTLQRKDLDNAIEAVDEFAFLEGTLD